A portion of the Streptomyces platensis genome contains these proteins:
- a CDS encoding NADase-type glycan-binding domain-containing protein: MPSAHTTCPDCGSPAPQTDQSFCDSCGAFLRWDRPVPTGDQGGTTPAAPPAPGTPATNVPQSAAGTPDHTGRSGDTTPPTTPPAAAPAPAPATGHSGGAAPAAAPKPDANGEPTAPLPSTAPNHEATSGPRPGTDGHAGQAGQDSGENRPGQAAPRPAGERGISETGIRALLVPVPGATATPPPEAPGSVLPGRPDASRPRVRTPEAAPQPENGAPCRSCGVLNTPGRHFCRSCALPLVETTREAAEGPYAGQRPRLDRGRAKWIGRAVVAAVIAGVVVGGIIGGPPAAQAVQDHFAKRVPVPAALWKASHSGPGHDVKLAFDGYSNTWWGTGYVGNSNGQYLEAAFGQPTDLLNILITPGASARTPQAADPARPHEFDLIVTDSAGKRHLSHARINDGGVQKIDVAVRNAMTVRLVLHSAYGIGEDKQVAIAALEFFGRSMN; encoded by the coding sequence ATGCCCAGCGCTCACACCACCTGCCCCGACTGCGGCTCGCCCGCCCCCCAGACGGACCAGTCCTTCTGCGACTCCTGCGGAGCCTTCCTGCGCTGGGACCGGCCGGTGCCCACCGGGGATCAGGGGGGTACGACCCCCGCGGCCCCGCCGGCGCCCGGGACCCCCGCCACGAACGTCCCGCAATCCGCCGCCGGCACCCCGGACCACACCGGCCGGTCCGGCGACACCACGCCTCCCACGACACCCCCCGCTGCCGCTCCCGCCCCGGCGCCCGCCACCGGGCACTCCGGCGGCGCCGCCCCGGCCGCCGCCCCGAAGCCGGACGCCAACGGCGAACCGACCGCCCCGCTCCCCTCCACCGCCCCGAACCACGAGGCCACGAGCGGGCCCCGGCCGGGCACGGACGGCCACGCCGGTCAAGCCGGCCAGGACAGCGGGGAAAACCGGCCCGGTCAGGCCGCCCCCCGCCCGGCCGGCGAGCGAGGCATCTCCGAAACGGGAATCCGCGCCCTCCTCGTCCCCGTACCGGGCGCCACCGCCACCCCGCCTCCCGAGGCGCCCGGCAGCGTTCTGCCGGGCCGTCCCGACGCGTCCCGGCCCCGGGTCCGCACCCCGGAGGCAGCCCCTCAGCCCGAGAACGGCGCACCGTGCCGGAGCTGCGGAGTGCTCAACACGCCGGGCCGGCACTTCTGCCGGAGCTGCGCCCTCCCCCTCGTCGAGACCACGCGCGAGGCCGCCGAAGGCCCGTACGCCGGGCAGCGGCCGCGCCTGGACCGCGGCCGCGCCAAGTGGATCGGCCGGGCAGTGGTGGCGGCGGTGATCGCGGGCGTCGTGGTCGGGGGGATCATCGGTGGTCCGCCCGCCGCACAGGCCGTGCAGGACCACTTCGCCAAGCGCGTCCCGGTGCCCGCCGCCCTCTGGAAGGCCTCGCACTCCGGCCCCGGCCACGACGTGAAGCTCGCGTTCGACGGCTACTCCAACACCTGGTGGGGCACCGGCTATGTGGGCAACTCCAACGGCCAGTACCTGGAGGCCGCCTTCGGCCAGCCCACCGACCTCCTCAACATCCTGATCACCCCCGGCGCCTCGGCACGCACCCCGCAGGCCGCCGACCCGGCCCGCCCGCACGAGTTCGATCTGATCGTGACCGACTCCGCGGGCAAGCGGCACCTCTCGCACGCCCGGATCAATGACGGCGGGGTCCAGAAAATCGATGTGGCGGTACGGAACGCGATGACCGTACGACTGGTGCTGCACTCCGCCTACGGCATCGGGGAGGACAAGCAGGTAGCCATCGCCGCCCTGGAGTTCTTCGGACGGTCGATGAACTAG
- a CDS encoding phage tail protein, with the protein MRGTTAGMTSPHPLGEQLPAVYADDDFAQRFVEGLDVILAPLFNVLDCLESYYTPALAPEDFVDWLTTWVGTELDGTEPLATRRRAVATAVSLHRVRGTRRGLSDAVELAFGVRPQIIESGGATWSARPLGAFPGSPHPGLRVTLRVRDPATVDPHRLHAVVAAACPAHLPFAAEVTHLPTPEGT; encoded by the coding sequence ATGAGGGGCACCACGGCGGGGATGACCTCCCCGCATCCACTGGGCGAACAACTCCCCGCGGTCTACGCCGATGACGACTTCGCCCAGCGCTTCGTGGAGGGCCTCGATGTCATCCTGGCCCCCCTCTTCAACGTCCTGGACTGCCTGGAGAGCTACTACACGCCCGCACTCGCCCCGGAAGACTTCGTCGACTGGCTGACCACCTGGGTCGGCACCGAACTCGACGGCACGGAACCGCTGGCCACCCGCCGCCGCGCGGTGGCCACGGCCGTCTCGCTGCATCGCGTACGCGGCACCCGGCGCGGCCTGTCGGACGCCGTCGAGCTGGCCTTCGGAGTGCGCCCGCAGATCATCGAGAGCGGTGGCGCGACCTGGTCCGCGCGGCCTCTCGGCGCCTTCCCGGGCTCACCGCACCCCGGCCTGCGGGTGACCCTGCGGGTCCGCGACCCCGCCACCGTCGACCCGCACCGTCTGCACGCCGTCGTCGCAGCGGCCTGTCCCGCACACCTCCCCTTCGCGGCCGAGGTGACCCACCTGCCCACCCCTGAAGGAACCTGA